From Calderihabitans maritimus, one genomic window encodes:
- the plsY gene encoding glycerol-3-phosphate 1-O-acyltransferase PlsY: MKYLIVLLVSYLLGSIPVGYVVGRWVKGIDIRRYGSGNVGATNAFRTMGTGPGLAVLLGDAAKGLLAVLLGKAVGGPPLAILSGLAVMAGHSWSAFLRFQGGRGVATGAGALVAMAPKVVLTAFIIWTLTVLLSRYVSLGSILAAASLPLLMLYFREPWYYVLFGFLAAALVIYRHRPNIRRLLAGTEYKLGERVKRLK; the protein is encoded by the coding sequence GTGAAATACCTGATTGTGCTTCTGGTGAGCTATCTTTTAGGATCCATACCCGTGGGTTACGTGGTCGGTCGCTGGGTTAAAGGAATTGATATCCGGCGTTATGGGAGCGGCAATGTAGGTGCTACCAACGCTTTTCGCACCATGGGAACCGGGCCGGGACTGGCTGTACTGCTGGGAGATGCGGCCAAAGGACTGTTGGCTGTTTTGCTGGGTAAGGCCGTGGGAGGGCCGCCCCTGGCCATTCTGTCCGGCCTAGCTGTCATGGCCGGGCATAGCTGGTCGGCCTTCCTGAGATTTCAAGGAGGACGGGGAGTGGCTACCGGTGCCGGCGCCCTGGTCGCCATGGCACCCAAAGTAGTATTGACCGCTTTCATAATATGGACACTGACTGTTCTCCTATCGCGTTATGTATCCCTCGGTTCCATTCTGGCTGCTGCTTCGCTTCCCCTGTTAATGCTTTATTTCAGGGAACCGTGGTACTACGTCCTTTTCGGTTTTCTGGCGGCAGCCCTGGTGATTTACCGGCACCGTCCCAATATCCGGCGTCTGCTGGCCGGCACCGAGTACAAGCTGGGTGAGCGGGTTAAACGTTTGAAATAG
- a CDS encoding homocysteine synthase, which produces MTNSKFRFDTLAVHGGQEPDPTTGARAVPIYQTTSYVFRDTEHAARLFALEEPGNIYTRMMNPTTDVFEKRVAALEGGVGALATASGQAAITYAIANITRAGQEIVSASSLYGGTYNLFSTTLPKLGIKVKFVDPSDPENFRKAITEKTRALYAETIGNPKLDIIDFEAVSQIAHEAGIPFIVDNTFATPYLCRPFEFGADIVVHSATKFIGGHGTAIGGIIVDSGKFDWTNGKFPELTEPDPSYHGLKYTEAAGNLAYIFKARVQLLRDIGACLSPFNAFLFLQGLETLPLRMERHCQNALKIAQFLKEHPKVSWVNYPGLPEHPSYEKAKKYLPKGCGAILTFGIKGGKEAGIAFIERVKLFSHLANVGDAKSLVIHPASTTHQQLSREEQIASGVTEDMVRLSVGLEDVHDLMEDLDQALNG; this is translated from the coding sequence ATGACGAACAGCAAATTTCGTTTTGACACTCTTGCCGTACACGGGGGACAGGAGCCGGACCCGACTACCGGAGCCAGAGCCGTTCCCATCTATCAGACGACTTCTTACGTGTTCCGCGACACGGAGCATGCCGCCAGGCTTTTTGCCCTGGAGGAACCGGGCAATATCTACACCCGCATGATGAATCCGACTACCGACGTATTCGAGAAAAGAGTTGCTGCCCTGGAGGGAGGCGTCGGCGCGCTGGCCACAGCATCAGGGCAGGCGGCAATTACCTATGCTATTGCCAATATAACCCGGGCGGGGCAGGAGATCGTGTCGGCCAGCAGTCTTTATGGGGGGACTTATAATCTCTTTTCGACAACCCTTCCCAAGCTGGGAATTAAGGTCAAGTTTGTAGACCCTTCCGACCCGGAGAATTTCCGCAAGGCCATTACTGAAAAGACGCGGGCGCTCTATGCCGAAACTATTGGTAATCCCAAGTTGGACATTATTGACTTTGAAGCGGTGAGCCAGATTGCCCATGAAGCGGGGATACCTTTCATAGTTGACAATACCTTTGCCACCCCTTACCTGTGCCGTCCCTTTGAGTTCGGGGCGGACATAGTAGTCCACTCGGCAACCAAGTTTATCGGAGGGCACGGAACCGCTATTGGAGGAATTATCGTTGATTCGGGTAAATTTGACTGGACCAACGGGAAGTTTCCGGAACTGACCGAACCGGATCCCAGTTACCATGGATTGAAATATACCGAGGCGGCGGGGAACCTGGCTTATATTTTTAAGGCCCGGGTGCAGCTACTGAGGGATATAGGTGCCTGTCTCAGCCCCTTTAATGCTTTCCTGTTTCTGCAGGGCTTAGAAACGCTGCCCCTGCGGATGGAACGCCACTGCCAGAATGCCCTTAAGATAGCCCAGTTCCTCAAAGAACATCCTAAGGTAAGCTGGGTTAATTACCCTGGGCTACCTGAACATCCTTCCTACGAAAAGGCGAAAAAGTACCTTCCCAAGGGGTGCGGGGCCATTCTCACCTTCGGCATTAAAGGAGGCAAGGAGGCAGGTATAGCCTTTATCGAGAGAGTGAAGCTTTTCTCCCACCTGGCCAACGTAGGAGATGCCAAGTCTCTGGTAATCCACCCGGCCAGCACTACTCACCAGCAGCTTAGCAGGGAAGAACAGATTGCTTCCGGGGTTACGGAGGATATGGTTAGGCTCTCTGTCGGCCTGGAAGATGTGCATGACCTGATGGAAGACTTAGACCAGGCGTTAAACGGTTAG
- the der gene encoding ribosome biogenesis GTPase Der, producing the protein MAKPVVAIVGRPNVGKSTLFNRITGARVAIVENIPGVTRDRLYRDADWRGREFTLVDTGGITSLNEEDTMTAQVKRQAELAIEEADVILFLVDAREGLNPDDEAIADILRRTDKPVILVANKVENFENPPIYDFYALGLGDPLPVSAAHGLNIGDLLDRLVENLPALEPEVYGEDAVKIAVVGRPNVGKSSLVNCFLGRERVIVSEIPGTTRDAVDTVFHFNGREYVLIDTAGIRRKARISEATERYSVIRSLRAIDRSDVVLVVLDAVEGVTEQDKRIAGYAHEAGKAAVIVVNKWDLVEKDGKTMNRYEEAIRRELSFMDYAPTIYVSALTKQRVFKIIELVNRVAEQAARRIPTSTLNQIIDEATHLNPPPSDKGRRLKIFYATQAGIKPPRFILFVNDPDLFHFSYRRYLENQLREAFGFEGTPIGLVIRKKE; encoded by the coding sequence ATGGCCAAACCGGTAGTAGCCATTGTAGGAAGACCTAATGTAGGCAAATCTACCCTTTTCAACCGAATTACCGGCGCGAGAGTGGCCATTGTGGAAAATATACCGGGGGTAACACGAGACCGTTTATATCGAGACGCCGACTGGCGGGGCAGGGAGTTTACCCTGGTAGATACCGGTGGTATTACTTCTCTGAATGAGGAAGATACCATGACCGCTCAGGTTAAGCGGCAGGCAGAGTTGGCCATCGAGGAGGCGGACGTCATCTTATTTCTGGTGGATGCCCGGGAAGGTCTCAATCCCGATGATGAAGCCATAGCGGACATTTTACGCCGGACTGACAAACCGGTTATTCTGGTGGCCAACAAGGTAGAAAATTTTGAAAATCCACCCATATATGATTTTTACGCCTTGGGCCTGGGAGATCCCTTGCCCGTATCGGCGGCGCACGGGCTTAATATCGGAGACCTTTTAGACCGCTTGGTAGAAAATCTTCCTGCCCTTGAGCCGGAAGTTTACGGAGAAGATGCCGTCAAGATTGCCGTAGTAGGCCGGCCCAACGTGGGCAAATCGTCTCTGGTCAATTGTTTCTTGGGAAGGGAAAGAGTAATAGTCAGCGAAATTCCGGGGACGACTCGGGATGCGGTTGATACCGTTTTCCATTTTAACGGGCGGGAATACGTTCTGATCGATACGGCCGGAATCCGGCGCAAAGCGCGGATTTCGGAAGCAACAGAGCGCTATAGCGTAATACGTTCACTGCGGGCGATCGATCGTTCGGACGTGGTGCTGGTAGTGTTGGACGCAGTAGAAGGAGTAACGGAACAGGACAAAAGAATAGCCGGTTACGCCCATGAAGCAGGGAAAGCAGCAGTTATCGTGGTTAACAAGTGGGACCTGGTGGAAAAAGACGGCAAGACGATGAACCGGTATGAAGAAGCAATCCGGCGAGAACTTTCCTTTATGGACTATGCTCCTACCATATATGTCTCAGCTCTCACCAAACAACGCGTTTTCAAGATTATTGAACTGGTGAACCGCGTGGCTGAGCAGGCTGCGCGGCGCATTCCTACCAGTACCCTCAACCAAATAATCGACGAAGCAACCCATTTGAATCCTCCTCCGTCTGATAAGGGACGGCGGCTGAAAATTTTTTACGCCACTCAGGCGGGGATAAAGCCACCCCGGTTTATTCTTTTTGTAAACGATCCCGATTTATTTCATTTCTCTTACCGGCGTTACCTAGAAAACCAGCTTCGGGAGGCTTTCGGTTTTGAGGGAACGCCCATAGGACTGGTTATTCGCAAGAAAGAATAA
- the spoIVA gene encoding stage IV sporulation protein A, translating into MEEKFDIFRDIAERTGGDIYLGVVGPVRTGKSTFIKRFMELLVIPNIKKASDRQRAVDELPQSGAGRTIMTVEPKFIPNEAVEITVKDGLKMKVRLVDCVGYTVDGALGYEEEGPRMVRTPWFDHEIPFQEAAEVGTRKVIEDHSTIGLVVTTDGSITGIERTNYEEAEGRVISELKELNKPFLVLLNSTHPYDQETVELAHSIEEEHGVPVIPVNVAEITTEDLLNILEEILYEFPVNEVNINLPKWIEQLEATHWLRHKLEEAVRKAVVQVERVRDIDRAVEELANTENVKSVQLKNMNLGNGSATIEMTAEENLFYQILEEITGFEVKGDHDLLKLMKELSVAKREYDKVAYGLNEVRATGYGVVSPSLDEMVLEEPELIRSGGRFGVKLKATAPSYHLIRADITTEITPLIGTEKQCEELVQYIMEEFEENPQKIWETNIFGKSLHELVREGIQGKLYRMPENARVKLQETLERIANEGSGGLICIII; encoded by the coding sequence ATGGAGGAGAAGTTCGATATTTTTCGGGATATTGCCGAACGAACCGGGGGAGACATTTACCTGGGCGTGGTAGGTCCCGTGCGGACAGGCAAGTCAACCTTTATCAAGCGTTTTATGGAACTTTTGGTGATCCCCAACATCAAGAAGGCCAGTGACCGCCAGCGGGCGGTAGATGAATTGCCTCAGAGCGGGGCCGGGCGCACCATTATGACGGTGGAACCAAAGTTTATTCCCAACGAAGCGGTGGAAATAACCGTCAAAGACGGGTTAAAGATGAAGGTGCGTTTGGTAGACTGTGTTGGTTATACGGTAGACGGAGCTTTAGGTTACGAAGAAGAAGGACCCCGCATGGTACGTACGCCGTGGTTTGATCACGAAATTCCTTTCCAGGAGGCGGCAGAAGTAGGTACCCGGAAAGTAATCGAAGATCATTCTACCATCGGACTGGTGGTTACTACCGACGGCAGCATTACCGGTATAGAGCGGACCAATTATGAAGAAGCTGAAGGAAGAGTTATCAGCGAACTGAAAGAATTGAACAAACCTTTTCTGGTACTGTTGAACTCGACTCATCCTTATGACCAGGAGACGGTGGAACTGGCTCATTCTATCGAAGAGGAACACGGCGTGCCAGTCATACCGGTTAACGTGGCTGAGATAACCACTGAGGACTTATTGAACATCCTGGAAGAAATTCTCTATGAATTTCCGGTCAATGAAGTCAACATTAATCTTCCCAAGTGGATCGAGCAACTGGAGGCTACCCACTGGTTGCGCCACAAGCTTGAGGAAGCCGTTCGGAAGGCAGTAGTGCAGGTAGAACGGGTCCGTGATATTGATAGAGCCGTAGAAGAACTCGCTAATACGGAAAATGTAAAATCAGTACAGTTGAAAAATATGAACCTCGGCAATGGTTCGGCGACAATCGAAATGACGGCGGAAGAAAACCTGTTCTATCAAATTCTGGAAGAGATAACCGGGTTCGAAGTTAAAGGAGATCATGACCTGTTAAAGCTGATGAAAGAACTGAGTGTAGCGAAGAGGGAATACGACAAAGTGGCTTATGGTCTTAACGAGGTCAGGGCTACCGGGTACGGAGTCGTTAGTCCCAGTCTGGACGAGATGGTACTGGAGGAACCGGAACTGATCAGGTCCGGTGGACGGTTCGGCGTCAAGCTGAAAGCAACTGCTCCTTCCTACCACCTGATCAGGGCGGATATCACTACGGAAATTACCCCTCTCATTGGAACCGAAAAGCAGTGTGAAGAACTGGTCCAGTACATCATGGAAGAGTTTGAAGAAAACCCCCAGAAAATCTGGGAAACCAATATTTTCGGCAAGTCTCTTCACGAACTGGTACGGGAGGGAATACAGGGCAAGCTTTACCGGATGCCGGAAAACGCCCGGGTAAAACTACAGGAAACCTTGGAAAGAATCGCCAATGAAGGAAGCGGCGGATTGATATGTATCATTATATGA
- the metX gene encoding homoserine O-acetyltransferase MetX, giving the protein MPAVGIVETKYVNLGEFQLESGARLPEVTVAYETYGQLNAEGTNAVLVLHALTGDAHVAGKHDPQDKLPGWWDPLVGPGRAIDTNKYFVVCSNVLGGCYGTTGPASVNPETGKPYGMSFPVVTIRDMVRLQKKLVDTLGIKRLVCAIGGSMGGMQALEWAVTYPDFLDSVIPIATSGRLSAQAIAYNEVQRQAIIMDPNWNNGDYYGREVPARGLSLARMIGTITYKSDESWNFKFGRAFNGKQNGGYYSFNSRFEVENYLHYQGMKLVKRFDANCYLYLTKAMDLHDVGRGYPSYKEALQRIRAKCLMIGIRSDILYPPHYQKEVAEILREAGRPAYYMELNSPYGHDAFLIEFDMMTPIIRGFLESI; this is encoded by the coding sequence ATGCCTGCAGTAGGAATTGTGGAAACTAAATATGTCAACCTTGGCGAGTTTCAGTTAGAGAGCGGTGCCCGACTTCCGGAAGTTACCGTTGCTTACGAAACTTACGGCCAGTTGAATGCTGAAGGTACCAACGCGGTGCTGGTACTTCATGCTCTTACCGGAGATGCCCATGTAGCCGGGAAACATGATCCCCAGGACAAACTGCCGGGCTGGTGGGATCCCCTGGTGGGGCCGGGAAGAGCCATAGATACTAACAAATACTTTGTGGTTTGTTCTAACGTATTGGGCGGGTGTTACGGGACCACGGGGCCTGCTTCCGTCAACCCTGAAACAGGTAAACCTTACGGGATGTCCTTTCCGGTGGTTACCATCCGTGACATGGTTCGGCTGCAGAAGAAACTGGTGGATACTCTGGGAATTAAGAGACTTGTCTGTGCTATCGGCGGTTCGATGGGGGGTATGCAGGCCCTGGAGTGGGCGGTAACTTATCCCGATTTTTTGGATAGTGTGATACCTATTGCCACCTCCGGACGCCTGTCCGCCCAGGCCATTGCCTATAATGAAGTGCAGCGTCAGGCCATAATCATGGACCCTAACTGGAACAACGGGGATTACTACGGACGGGAAGTCCCTGCTCGAGGTTTATCCCTGGCCCGCATGATCGGGACCATTACGTACAAGAGCGATGAGTCATGGAACTTTAAATTCGGTCGGGCCTTTAACGGCAAACAAAACGGGGGCTACTACTCCTTCAACAGCCGGTTTGAGGTAGAAAATTATCTTCATTACCAGGGGATGAAGCTGGTTAAGCGTTTTGATGCCAACTGCTACCTTTATCTAACCAAGGCGATGGACCTCCACGACGTGGGGCGGGGCTACCCTTCGTACAAGGAAGCGTTACAACGCATCAGGGCCAAATGTCTGATGATAGGCATCCGTTCGGACATCCTTTACCCGCCTCACTATCAAAAGGAAGTTGCCGAAATACTGCGGGAGGCAGGAAGGCCCGCGTACTATATGGAACTGAATTCTCCTTACGGCCACGACGCCTTCCTCATTGAGTTTGATATGATGACTCCGATAATCCGGGGGTTTCTCGAGAGTATATAA
- a CDS encoding DUF763 domain-containing protein, whose translation MRTGTARLPLHGGRCPRWLFDRMKELGSAIIEVIVYEYGPDEVLRRLSDPVWFQAFGCVLGFDWHSSGLTTTVLGALKEGLRDRQKDLGVFIAGGKGRTSRKTPEEIAFYAEKYSFEVSPETLIYSSRMAAKVDNTALQDGYQLYHHVFIFTAHGQWAVVQQGMNERSGWARRYHWLGETVKDFVCEPHAAICCDRRTRVLNMVAEESGKARAVIAELARDHPSRTLRELNRLRELDLPQSHHIPRAGYMDKILYQIYERQPEDFKAVLGVEGVGPKTIRALALVAEVTYGAKSSFRDPVKYSFAHGGKDGHPFPVDRKVYEKSIEILRRSLSEARIGRSDKLQALKKLNALAEFWEK comes from the coding sequence ATGAGAACCGGGACGGCCAGGTTGCCTTTACACGGCGGACGTTGTCCCCGCTGGTTGTTTGACCGCATGAAGGAATTGGGCTCGGCCATCATAGAAGTAATTGTATACGAGTACGGCCCAGACGAGGTACTGCGGCGCTTGAGCGATCCCGTATGGTTTCAGGCTTTCGGGTGCGTGTTGGGGTTTGACTGGCATTCTTCCGGTTTGACGACAACGGTGCTGGGCGCTTTAAAGGAAGGATTGCGGGACCGGCAAAAGGATTTGGGCGTCTTTATTGCCGGGGGAAAGGGAAGAACATCTCGCAAGACGCCGGAAGAAATAGCTTTTTATGCCGAAAAATATAGCTTTGAAGTTTCGCCGGAAACACTGATCTACTCCAGCCGAATGGCCGCCAAGGTGGATAATACCGCGTTACAGGACGGTTACCAGCTCTATCACCATGTATTTATTTTTACTGCCCACGGGCAGTGGGCGGTGGTACAGCAGGGAATGAATGAACGGTCCGGCTGGGCCCGCCGGTATCACTGGCTGGGAGAGACAGTAAAGGATTTTGTTTGCGAGCCTCACGCGGCCATATGCTGCGACCGGCGAACGCGGGTTCTCAATATGGTAGCTGAAGAGAGCGGCAAAGCTCGTGCAGTCATTGCCGAACTGGCAAGGGACCATCCCTCCCGTACCCTCCGGGAGTTAAACCGCCTTCGCGAGCTGGACCTGCCTCAATCCCACCATATCCCCCGCGCTGGCTATATGGATAAAATCCTCTACCAAATCTATGAACGGCAGCCGGAGGATTTTAAAGCCGTTCTGGGTGTGGAAGGGGTTGGGCCCAAGACGATTCGCGCTTTGGCGCTTGTGGCGGAGGTAACCTATGGGGCTAAAAGTAGTTTTCGCGACCCAGTAAAATATTCTTTTGCCCATGGAGGGAAGGACGGCCACCCGTTTCCCGTGGACCGGAAAGTGTATGAGAAATCAATTGAAATTTTGCGCAGGAGTCTGAGCGAAGCCCGAATAGGGCGTTCGGATAAACTGCAGGCGCTTAAAAAGTTAAATGCTCTGGCGGAATTTTGGGAAAAATAA
- a CDS encoding NAD(P)H-dependent glycerol-3-phosphate dehydrogenase, translating to MRERVAVIGAGSWGTALAIVLAKKGYEVTLWARRQEVVREIETTRINSHYLPEIVIPESIKITADLEETLMQCVAVVLSVPSHAVRETVRRVRPFVTKETVLVNTAKGLEIETLMRLSEVLKQELPVELHNNIAVLSGPSHAEEVSRDLPTAVVAASHRRQVAEYVQDLFMAPNLRVYTNPDVTGVELGGALKNVIALATGISDGLGFGDNTRAALMTRGLAEIARLGTAMGAQSLTFAGLAGIGDLIVTCTSLYSRNRRAGIQLGQGKPLDQVLAGMGMVVEGVRTTKAAYHLAQKYGVEMPITEQTYQVLFEGLNPREAVSKLMLRTRTHEVEEIVVNRQDW from the coding sequence GTGCGGGAGAGAGTAGCTGTTATCGGGGCAGGGAGCTGGGGCACGGCCCTGGCTATTGTTTTGGCTAAGAAAGGATATGAAGTTACCTTGTGGGCCCGGCGGCAGGAGGTGGTCAGGGAGATCGAGACTACCAGGATCAATTCTCATTATCTGCCGGAAATTGTAATCCCGGAATCCATTAAAATTACTGCCGACCTGGAAGAGACCCTAATGCAATGCGTTGCCGTTGTACTCAGCGTACCCTCTCATGCCGTCCGGGAGACGGTACGCCGGGTTAGACCGTTCGTAACGAAAGAAACGGTACTGGTTAACACTGCTAAGGGGTTGGAAATAGAAACGTTGATGCGCCTTTCCGAGGTTTTGAAACAGGAATTACCTGTGGAGCTTCATAATAATATAGCCGTCCTCTCGGGTCCCAGCCACGCGGAAGAGGTCAGCCGGGACCTGCCGACGGCGGTGGTGGCTGCCTCTCATCGCCGCCAGGTTGCTGAATACGTGCAGGATCTCTTCATGGCTCCTAATCTGCGAGTTTACACCAACCCTGATGTGACCGGAGTAGAACTGGGGGGAGCTCTCAAAAACGTGATTGCCCTGGCTACAGGGATTTCCGATGGCCTTGGTTTTGGAGATAATACCCGGGCTGCTTTAATGACCCGGGGTCTGGCGGAGATTGCTCGTTTAGGAACGGCTATGGGGGCACAGAGCCTGACTTTTGCCGGCCTGGCCGGGATAGGTGACTTGATAGTTACCTGTACCAGCCTGTACAGCCGGAACCGCCGGGCCGGAATTCAGCTCGGCCAGGGAAAACCTCTGGATCAGGTTCTGGCCGGTATGGGAATGGTAGTAGAGGGAGTTCGTACTACCAAGGCCGCGTATCACCTGGCACAAAAATACGGGGTAGAAATGCCCATCACGGAACAGACCTATCAGGTACTTTTTGAAGGGTTAAATCCCCGTGAGGCCGTGTCCAAACTGATGCTCAGAACCCGAACCCATGAGGTGGAAGAAATAGTTGTGAACCGGCAGGACTGGTAG